The following coding sequences lie in one Oryctolagus cuniculus chromosome 7, mOryCun1.1, whole genome shotgun sequence genomic window:
- the LOC108177661 gene encoding YY1-associated protein 1 isoform X4 has translation MRERQRDLPSACSLPRYPQRPWLGQAEAKSQEAIQVSHTCGRPKSAAFQFQDEMGFSNMEDDGPEEEEHVAESRPNFNTPQALRFEEPLANLLNEQHRTVKELLEQLKMKKSSAKPQQEVERVKPRAEKVPQTLILDPAQRKRLQQQMQQHVQLLTQIHLLAASNLNLSSEASTTKIFLKELGMFAQSSVALHHQFNPKFQTLFQPCNLMGAMQLIEDFSTHVSVDWSPRKTVKKTASEFPCLPKQVAWILATSKVFMYPELLPVCSLKAKNPKHKMTFTKAEDNLLALGLKHFEGTEFPKPLISKYLLTCKTAHQLTVRIKNLNMNRAPDNIIKFYKKTKQLPVLLKCCEEIQPHQWKPPVEREEHRLPFWLKASLPSIQDELRRLAGGAREAGNGTGTAEIGAEQGLEKNGAELGSETQYPLLLPKGVVLNLKPVANRFSRKAWSQKRSSVLKPLLIRPNPSLQPGFNPGKTPARSTQSEAPPSKIVRIPHLIHPATGTPAVPGVSPLGINGTDSFDSSTALPTMSLEARPSFPLSDSQTVLSSAPVPKIMLPSLGPSKFRKPCVRRRSSKRKGSKSSPCLKTAPLISPPPVIFTVPATTVKVVSLGSGCNVIQPVNAAVAQSPQTIPITTLLVNPTSFPCPLNQPLVASSISPLIVSSNSVNLPVPPTPEDEAHVNVDIACPLVEGQSAFQSPVPKLEPQELSPVCATVFPKEERSPGPPVANRESQEGLSENCAYWTVVKTEEGIQMLEPLPPRLQEHLNSAPGGLDGTVKVEPEDAGEEVSSGPPVQDVCDGVKEEHSVEMDIVSAGEGSSSARDVKKQTVIRKEGEKGPPAKAPSASQEPADEGNSGEVSRSPQKALSSVDPEMLHSSTPGKPEDSSTVDGQSAGISAGPETFFFYNTHFP, from the exons TTCCAAGATGAGATGGGATTCTCCAACATGGAAGATGACGgcccagaggaagaggagcaCGTGGCTGAGTCTCGGCCTAACTTTAACACCCCTCAAGCCTTACG GTTTGAGGAACCACTGGCCAACTTGCTAAATGAACAACATCGGACTGTGAAGGAGCTCCTCGAACAGCTGAAGATGAAGAAATCTTCAGCTAAGCCGCAGCAGGAGGTAGAGAGGGTCAAGCCTCGGGCTGAGAAAGTTCCTCAGACTCTGATTCTGGACCCAGCACAGAGGAAGAGGCTGCAGCAGCAGATGCAGCAG CATGTTCAGCTCTTGACGCAAATCCACCTTCTTGCCGCCTCCAACCTCAATCTCAGTTCAGAGGCCAGTACCACCAAGATATTTCTT AAAGAGCTGGGAATGTTTGCTCAGAGCTCCGTCGCCCTTCACCATCAGTTCAACCCCAAGTTTCAAACCTTGTTCCAACCCTGTAATTTGATGGGAGCTATGCAGCTCATTGAAGACTTCAGTACACACGTCAGCGTTGACTGGAGTCCTCGCAAAACTGTGAAGAAGACTG CTTCTGAATTTCCCTGTTTGCCAAAGCAAGTGGCTTGGATCCTGGCCACCAGCAAGGTTTTCATGTATCCAGAGCTACTTCCGGTGTGTTCCCTGAAGGCAAAGAATCCCAAGCATAAGATGACCTTCACCAAAGCTGAAGACAA TTTGTTAGCTTTAGGACTGAAGCATTTTGAGGGGACTGAGTTTCCTAAGCCACTCATCAGCAAGTATCTCCTGACCTGCAAGACTGCCCACCAACTGACGGTGAGAATCAAGAACCTCAACATGAACCGAGCTCCTGACAACATCATTAAG TTTTATAAGAAGACTAAGCAGCTGCCTGTCTTACTGAAGTGCTGTGAGGAGATCCAGCCACATCAGTGGAAGCCACCGGTGGAGAGGGAAGAACACCGCCTCCCCTTCTGGCTAAAG gccagtCTGCCATCCATCCAGGATGAACTGCGCCGCCTGGCTGGTGGTGCGAGAGAGGCAGGCAACGGGACTGGAACCGCTGAGATCGGCGCAGAACAAGGACTGGAGAAAAacggagcagagctgggaagtgAAACTCAGTACCCACTGCTGTTGCCCAAAGGTGTAGTCCTGAACCTAAAGCCAGTTGCCAACCGGTTTTCCAGGAAGGCTTGGAGTCAGAAGCGGTCATCAGTGCTGAAGCCCCTCCTTATCCGACCTAACCCCTCTCTCCAGCCTGGCTTCAACCCTGGGAAAACTCCAGCCCGGTCAACGCAGTCAGAAGCCCCTCCCAGCAAAATCGTGCGGATCCCTCACCTGATCCATCCGGCCACTGGCACACCAGCAGTTCCCGGTGTCTCTCCGCTGGGGATCAATGGGACTGATAGTTTTGATTCGTCAACAGCACTGCCTACTATGTCCTTGGAGGCCAGGCCCAGCTTCCCTCTGTCTGATAGCCAGACTGTGCTCTCCTCTGCCCCCGTGCCCAAGATAATGCTGCCTTCACTTGGTCCATCCAAGTTCAGAAAGCCATGTGTTAGACGGAGATCCTCAAAGCGAAAGGGTTCCAAGTCTTCTCCCTGTCTGAAAACCGCCCCCTTAATCTCCCCCCCACCAGTTATCTTTACTGTTCCTGCCACCACCGTGAAGGTTGTGAGCCTGGGCAGTGGCTGTAACGTGATCCAGCCTGTTAATGCAGCTGTGGCCCAGAGCCCCCAGACCATTCCCATCACCACCCTCTTGGTTAACCCTACTTCCTTCCCCTGTCCACTGAACCAGCCCCTCGTGGCTTCCTCCATCTCACCCTTAATTGTTTCCAGCAACTCTGTGAATCTTCCTGTACCACCCACCCCTGAAGATGAGGCCCATGTGAATGTGGACATTGCTTGTCCTTTGGTTGAAGGGCAGAGTGCCTTTCAAAGCCCAGTGCCCAAATTGGAACCCCAGGAACTATCTCCTGTGTGTGCAACTGTCTTCCCCAAAGAGGAGCGCAGCCCAGGGCCTCCAGTAGCAAACAGAGAAAGCCAGGAAGGACTGTCAGAGAACTGTGCCTATTGGACTGTTGTGAAAACAGAGGAGGGGATACAAATGCTGGAGCCTCTGCCTCCGCGCCTCCAGGAACATCTGAACTCTGCCCCCGGGGGTCTGGATGGAACGGTCAAGGTGGAACCTGAAGATGCCGGGGAGGAAGTCTCCAGTGGACCCCCTGTGCAGGACGTTTGTGATGGAGTCAAAGAAGAGCACTCCGTGGAAATGGACATTGTCTCTGCAGGGGAGGGGTCGAGCAGTGCCAGGGACGTGAAGAAACAGACAGTGATAcggaaggagggggagaagggccCACCAGCTAAAGCCCCTTCAGCCTCTCAGGAGCCTGCTGATGAAGGGAACTCTGGGGAAGTGAGCAGATCGCCACAGAAGGCCTTGTCCTCCGTGGACCCTGAAATGCTGCATAGCAGCACCCCTGGGAAGCCCGAAGACTCCTCCACCGTCGATGGGCAGTCAGCGGGGATCTCTGCTGggccagaaactttttttttttataatacacattttccatga
- the LOC108177661 gene encoding GON-4-like protein isoform X5: MGFSNMEDDGPEEEEHVAESRPNFNTPQALRFEEPLANLLNEQHRTVKELLEQLKMKKSSAKPQQEVERVKPRAEKVPQTLILDPAQRKRLQQQMQQHVQLLTQIHLLAASNLNLSSEASTTKIFLKELGMFAQSSVALHHQFNPKFQTLFQPCNLMGAMQLIEDFSTHVSVDWSPRKTVKKTASEFPCLPKQVAWILATSKVFMYPELLPVCSLKAKNPKHKMTFTKAEDNLLALGLKHFEGTEFPKPLISKYLLTCKTAHQLTVRIKNLNMNRAPDNIIKFYKKTKQLPVLLKCCEEIQPHQWKPPVEREEHRLPFWLKASLPSIQDELRRLAGGAREAGNGTGTAEIGAEQGLEKNGAELGSETQYPLLLPKGVVLNLKPVANRFSRKAWSQKRSSVLKPLLIRPNPSLQPGFNPGKTPARSTQSEAPPSKIVRIPHLIHPATGTPAVPGVSPLGINGTDSFDSSTALPTMSLEARPSFPLSDSQTVLSSAPVPKIMLPSLGPSKFRKPCVRRRSSKRKGSKSSPCLKTAPLISPPPVIFTVPATTVKVVSLGSGCNVIQPVNAAVAQSPQTIPITTLLVNPTSFPCPLNQPLVASSISPLIVSSNSVNLPVPPTPEDEAHVNVDIACPLVEGQSAFQSPVPKLEPQELSPVCATVFPKEERSPGPPVANRESQEGLSENCAYWTVVKTEEGIQMLEPLPPRLQEHLNSAPGGLDGTVKVEPEDAGEEVSSGPPVQDVCDGVKEEHSVEMDIVSAGEGSSSARDVKKQTVIRKEGEKGPPAKAPSASQEPADEGNSGEVSRSPQKALSSVDPEMLHSSTPGKPEDSSTVDGQSAGISAGPETFFFYNTHFP; encoded by the exons ATGGGATTCTCCAACATGGAAGATGACGgcccagaggaagaggagcaCGTGGCTGAGTCTCGGCCTAACTTTAACACCCCTCAAGCCTTACG GTTTGAGGAACCACTGGCCAACTTGCTAAATGAACAACATCGGACTGTGAAGGAGCTCCTCGAACAGCTGAAGATGAAGAAATCTTCAGCTAAGCCGCAGCAGGAGGTAGAGAGGGTCAAGCCTCGGGCTGAGAAAGTTCCTCAGACTCTGATTCTGGACCCAGCACAGAGGAAGAGGCTGCAGCAGCAGATGCAGCAG CATGTTCAGCTCTTGACGCAAATCCACCTTCTTGCCGCCTCCAACCTCAATCTCAGTTCAGAGGCCAGTACCACCAAGATATTTCTT AAAGAGCTGGGAATGTTTGCTCAGAGCTCCGTCGCCCTTCACCATCAGTTCAACCCCAAGTTTCAAACCTTGTTCCAACCCTGTAATTTGATGGGAGCTATGCAGCTCATTGAAGACTTCAGTACACACGTCAGCGTTGACTGGAGTCCTCGCAAAACTGTGAAGAAGACTG CTTCTGAATTTCCCTGTTTGCCAAAGCAAGTGGCTTGGATCCTGGCCACCAGCAAGGTTTTCATGTATCCAGAGCTACTTCCGGTGTGTTCCCTGAAGGCAAAGAATCCCAAGCATAAGATGACCTTCACCAAAGCTGAAGACAA TTTGTTAGCTTTAGGACTGAAGCATTTTGAGGGGACTGAGTTTCCTAAGCCACTCATCAGCAAGTATCTCCTGACCTGCAAGACTGCCCACCAACTGACGGTGAGAATCAAGAACCTCAACATGAACCGAGCTCCTGACAACATCATTAAG TTTTATAAGAAGACTAAGCAGCTGCCTGTCTTACTGAAGTGCTGTGAGGAGATCCAGCCACATCAGTGGAAGCCACCGGTGGAGAGGGAAGAACACCGCCTCCCCTTCTGGCTAAAG gccagtCTGCCATCCATCCAGGATGAACTGCGCCGCCTGGCTGGTGGTGCGAGAGAGGCAGGCAACGGGACTGGAACCGCTGAGATCGGCGCAGAACAAGGACTGGAGAAAAacggagcagagctgggaagtgAAACTCAGTACCCACTGCTGTTGCCCAAAGGTGTAGTCCTGAACCTAAAGCCAGTTGCCAACCGGTTTTCCAGGAAGGCTTGGAGTCAGAAGCGGTCATCAGTGCTGAAGCCCCTCCTTATCCGACCTAACCCCTCTCTCCAGCCTGGCTTCAACCCTGGGAAAACTCCAGCCCGGTCAACGCAGTCAGAAGCCCCTCCCAGCAAAATCGTGCGGATCCCTCACCTGATCCATCCGGCCACTGGCACACCAGCAGTTCCCGGTGTCTCTCCGCTGGGGATCAATGGGACTGATAGTTTTGATTCGTCAACAGCACTGCCTACTATGTCCTTGGAGGCCAGGCCCAGCTTCCCTCTGTCTGATAGCCAGACTGTGCTCTCCTCTGCCCCCGTGCCCAAGATAATGCTGCCTTCACTTGGTCCATCCAAGTTCAGAAAGCCATGTGTTAGACGGAGATCCTCAAAGCGAAAGGGTTCCAAGTCTTCTCCCTGTCTGAAAACCGCCCCCTTAATCTCCCCCCCACCAGTTATCTTTACTGTTCCTGCCACCACCGTGAAGGTTGTGAGCCTGGGCAGTGGCTGTAACGTGATCCAGCCTGTTAATGCAGCTGTGGCCCAGAGCCCCCAGACCATTCCCATCACCACCCTCTTGGTTAACCCTACTTCCTTCCCCTGTCCACTGAACCAGCCCCTCGTGGCTTCCTCCATCTCACCCTTAATTGTTTCCAGCAACTCTGTGAATCTTCCTGTACCACCCACCCCTGAAGATGAGGCCCATGTGAATGTGGACATTGCTTGTCCTTTGGTTGAAGGGCAGAGTGCCTTTCAAAGCCCAGTGCCCAAATTGGAACCCCAGGAACTATCTCCTGTGTGTGCAACTGTCTTCCCCAAAGAGGAGCGCAGCCCAGGGCCTCCAGTAGCAAACAGAGAAAGCCAGGAAGGACTGTCAGAGAACTGTGCCTATTGGACTGTTGTGAAAACAGAGGAGGGGATACAAATGCTGGAGCCTCTGCCTCCGCGCCTCCAGGAACATCTGAACTCTGCCCCCGGGGGTCTGGATGGAACGGTCAAGGTGGAACCTGAAGATGCCGGGGAGGAAGTCTCCAGTGGACCCCCTGTGCAGGACGTTTGTGATGGAGTCAAAGAAGAGCACTCCGTGGAAATGGACATTGTCTCTGCAGGGGAGGGGTCGAGCAGTGCCAGGGACGTGAAGAAACAGACAGTGATAcggaaggagggggagaagggccCACCAGCTAAAGCCCCTTCAGCCTCTCAGGAGCCTGCTGATGAAGGGAACTCTGGGGAAGTGAGCAGATCGCCACAGAAGGCCTTGTCCTCCGTGGACCCTGAAATGCTGCATAGCAGCACCCCTGGGAAGCCCGAAGACTCCTCCACCGTCGATGGGCAGTCAGCGGGGATCTCTGCTGggccagaaactttttttttttataatacacattttccatga
- the LOC108177661 gene encoding GON-4-like protein isoform X6 → MFAQSSVALHHQFNPKFQTLFQPCNLMGAMQLIEDFSTHVSVDWSPRKTVKKTASEFPCLPKQVAWILATSKVFMYPELLPVCSLKAKNPKHKMTFTKAEDNLLALGLKHFEGTEFPKPLISKYLLTCKTAHQLTVRIKNLNMNRAPDNIIKFYKKTKQLPVLLKCCEEIQPHQWKPPVEREEHRLPFWLKASLPSIQDELRRLAGGAREAGNGTGTAEIGAEQGLEKNGAELGSETQYPLLLPKGVVLNLKPVANRFSRKAWSQKRSSVLKPLLIRPNPSLQPGFNPGKTPARSTQSEAPPSKIVRIPHLIHPATGTPAVPGVSPLGINGTDSFDSSTALPTMSLEARPSFPLSDSQTVLSSAPVPKIMLPSLGPSKFRKPCVRRRSSKRKGSKSSPCLKTAPLISPPPVIFTVPATTVKVVSLGSGCNVIQPVNAAVAQSPQTIPITTLLVNPTSFPCPLNQPLVASSISPLIVSSNSVNLPVPPTPEDEAHVNVDIACPLVEGQSAFQSPVPKLEPQELSPVCATVFPKEERSPGPPVANRESQEGLSENCAYWTVVKTEEGIQMLEPLPPRLQEHLNSAPGGLDGTVKVEPEDAGEEVSSGPPVQDVCDGVKEEHSVEMDIVSAGEGSSSARDVKKQTVIRKEGEKGPPAKAPSASQEPADEGNSGEVSRSPQKALSSVDPEMLHSSTPGKPEDSSTVDGQSAGISAGPETFFFYNTHFP, encoded by the exons ATGTTTGCTCAGAGCTCCGTCGCCCTTCACCATCAGTTCAACCCCAAGTTTCAAACCTTGTTCCAACCCTGTAATTTGATGGGAGCTATGCAGCTCATTGAAGACTTCAGTACACACGTCAGCGTTGACTGGAGTCCTCGCAAAACTGTGAAGAAGACTG CTTCTGAATTTCCCTGTTTGCCAAAGCAAGTGGCTTGGATCCTGGCCACCAGCAAGGTTTTCATGTATCCAGAGCTACTTCCGGTGTGTTCCCTGAAGGCAAAGAATCCCAAGCATAAGATGACCTTCACCAAAGCTGAAGACAA TTTGTTAGCTTTAGGACTGAAGCATTTTGAGGGGACTGAGTTTCCTAAGCCACTCATCAGCAAGTATCTCCTGACCTGCAAGACTGCCCACCAACTGACGGTGAGAATCAAGAACCTCAACATGAACCGAGCTCCTGACAACATCATTAAG TTTTATAAGAAGACTAAGCAGCTGCCTGTCTTACTGAAGTGCTGTGAGGAGATCCAGCCACATCAGTGGAAGCCACCGGTGGAGAGGGAAGAACACCGCCTCCCCTTCTGGCTAAAG gccagtCTGCCATCCATCCAGGATGAACTGCGCCGCCTGGCTGGTGGTGCGAGAGAGGCAGGCAACGGGACTGGAACCGCTGAGATCGGCGCAGAACAAGGACTGGAGAAAAacggagcagagctgggaagtgAAACTCAGTACCCACTGCTGTTGCCCAAAGGTGTAGTCCTGAACCTAAAGCCAGTTGCCAACCGGTTTTCCAGGAAGGCTTGGAGTCAGAAGCGGTCATCAGTGCTGAAGCCCCTCCTTATCCGACCTAACCCCTCTCTCCAGCCTGGCTTCAACCCTGGGAAAACTCCAGCCCGGTCAACGCAGTCAGAAGCCCCTCCCAGCAAAATCGTGCGGATCCCTCACCTGATCCATCCGGCCACTGGCACACCAGCAGTTCCCGGTGTCTCTCCGCTGGGGATCAATGGGACTGATAGTTTTGATTCGTCAACAGCACTGCCTACTATGTCCTTGGAGGCCAGGCCCAGCTTCCCTCTGTCTGATAGCCAGACTGTGCTCTCCTCTGCCCCCGTGCCCAAGATAATGCTGCCTTCACTTGGTCCATCCAAGTTCAGAAAGCCATGTGTTAGACGGAGATCCTCAAAGCGAAAGGGTTCCAAGTCTTCTCCCTGTCTGAAAACCGCCCCCTTAATCTCCCCCCCACCAGTTATCTTTACTGTTCCTGCCACCACCGTGAAGGTTGTGAGCCTGGGCAGTGGCTGTAACGTGATCCAGCCTGTTAATGCAGCTGTGGCCCAGAGCCCCCAGACCATTCCCATCACCACCCTCTTGGTTAACCCTACTTCCTTCCCCTGTCCACTGAACCAGCCCCTCGTGGCTTCCTCCATCTCACCCTTAATTGTTTCCAGCAACTCTGTGAATCTTCCTGTACCACCCACCCCTGAAGATGAGGCCCATGTGAATGTGGACATTGCTTGTCCTTTGGTTGAAGGGCAGAGTGCCTTTCAAAGCCCAGTGCCCAAATTGGAACCCCAGGAACTATCTCCTGTGTGTGCAACTGTCTTCCCCAAAGAGGAGCGCAGCCCAGGGCCTCCAGTAGCAAACAGAGAAAGCCAGGAAGGACTGTCAGAGAACTGTGCCTATTGGACTGTTGTGAAAACAGAGGAGGGGATACAAATGCTGGAGCCTCTGCCTCCGCGCCTCCAGGAACATCTGAACTCTGCCCCCGGGGGTCTGGATGGAACGGTCAAGGTGGAACCTGAAGATGCCGGGGAGGAAGTCTCCAGTGGACCCCCTGTGCAGGACGTTTGTGATGGAGTCAAAGAAGAGCACTCCGTGGAAATGGACATTGTCTCTGCAGGGGAGGGGTCGAGCAGTGCCAGGGACGTGAAGAAACAGACAGTGATAcggaaggagggggagaagggccCACCAGCTAAAGCCCCTTCAGCCTCTCAGGAGCCTGCTGATGAAGGGAACTCTGGGGAAGTGAGCAGATCGCCACAGAAGGCCTTGTCCTCCGTGGACCCTGAAATGCTGCATAGCAGCACCCCTGGGAAGCCCGAAGACTCCTCCACCGTCGATGGGCAGTCAGCGGGGATCTCTGCTGggccagaaactttttttttttataatacacattttccatga
- the LOC108177661 gene encoding YY1-associated protein 1 isoform X3: MKLICANSILYGFFAEKEAEELFETFQDEMGFSNMEDDGPEEEEHVAESRPNFNTPQALRFEEPLANLLNEQHRTVKELLEQLKMKKSSAKPQQEVERVKPRAEKVPQTLILDPAQRKRLQQQMQQHVQLLTQIHLLAASNLNLSSEASTTKIFLKELGMFAQSSVALHHQFNPKFQTLFQPCNLMGAMQLIEDFSTHVSVDWSPRKTVKKTASEFPCLPKQVAWILATSKVFMYPELLPVCSLKAKNPKHKMTFTKAEDNLLALGLKHFEGTEFPKPLISKYLLTCKTAHQLTVRIKNLNMNRAPDNIIKFYKKTKQLPVLLKCCEEIQPHQWKPPVEREEHRLPFWLKASLPSIQDELRRLAGGAREAGNGTGTAEIGAEQGLEKNGAELGSETQYPLLLPKGVVLNLKPVANRFSRKAWSQKRSSVLKPLLIRPNPSLQPGFNPGKTPARSTQSEAPPSKIVRIPHLIHPATGTPAVPGVSPLGINGTDSFDSSTALPTMSLEARPSFPLSDSQTVLSSAPVPKIMLPSLGPSKFRKPCVRRRSSKRKGSKSSPCLKTAPLISPPPVIFTVPATTVKVVSLGSGCNVIQPVNAAVAQSPQTIPITTLLVNPTSFPCPLNQPLVASSISPLIVSSNSVNLPVPPTPEDEAHVNVDIACPLVEGQSAFQSPVPKLEPQELSPVCATVFPKEERSPGPPVANRESQEGLSENCAYWTVVKTEEGIQMLEPLPPRLQEHLNSAPGGLDGTVKVEPEDAGEEVSSGPPVQDVCDGVKEEHSVEMDIVSAGEGSSSARDVKKQTVIRKEGEKGPPAKAPSASQEPADEGNSGEVSRSPQKALSSVDPEMLHSSTPGKPEDSSTVDGQSAGISAGPETFFFYNTHFP; this comes from the exons ATGAAACTAATTTGTGCCAACAGCATACTCTATGGCTTTTTTGCAGAAAAGGAAGCGGAAGAGCTGTTTGAAACT TTCCAAGATGAGATGGGATTCTCCAACATGGAAGATGACGgcccagaggaagaggagcaCGTGGCTGAGTCTCGGCCTAACTTTAACACCCCTCAAGCCTTACG GTTTGAGGAACCACTGGCCAACTTGCTAAATGAACAACATCGGACTGTGAAGGAGCTCCTCGAACAGCTGAAGATGAAGAAATCTTCAGCTAAGCCGCAGCAGGAGGTAGAGAGGGTCAAGCCTCGGGCTGAGAAAGTTCCTCAGACTCTGATTCTGGACCCAGCACAGAGGAAGAGGCTGCAGCAGCAGATGCAGCAG CATGTTCAGCTCTTGACGCAAATCCACCTTCTTGCCGCCTCCAACCTCAATCTCAGTTCAGAGGCCAGTACCACCAAGATATTTCTT AAAGAGCTGGGAATGTTTGCTCAGAGCTCCGTCGCCCTTCACCATCAGTTCAACCCCAAGTTTCAAACCTTGTTCCAACCCTGTAATTTGATGGGAGCTATGCAGCTCATTGAAGACTTCAGTACACACGTCAGCGTTGACTGGAGTCCTCGCAAAACTGTGAAGAAGACTG CTTCTGAATTTCCCTGTTTGCCAAAGCAAGTGGCTTGGATCCTGGCCACCAGCAAGGTTTTCATGTATCCAGAGCTACTTCCGGTGTGTTCCCTGAAGGCAAAGAATCCCAAGCATAAGATGACCTTCACCAAAGCTGAAGACAA TTTGTTAGCTTTAGGACTGAAGCATTTTGAGGGGACTGAGTTTCCTAAGCCACTCATCAGCAAGTATCTCCTGACCTGCAAGACTGCCCACCAACTGACGGTGAGAATCAAGAACCTCAACATGAACCGAGCTCCTGACAACATCATTAAG TTTTATAAGAAGACTAAGCAGCTGCCTGTCTTACTGAAGTGCTGTGAGGAGATCCAGCCACATCAGTGGAAGCCACCGGTGGAGAGGGAAGAACACCGCCTCCCCTTCTGGCTAAAG gccagtCTGCCATCCATCCAGGATGAACTGCGCCGCCTGGCTGGTGGTGCGAGAGAGGCAGGCAACGGGACTGGAACCGCTGAGATCGGCGCAGAACAAGGACTGGAGAAAAacggagcagagctgggaagtgAAACTCAGTACCCACTGCTGTTGCCCAAAGGTGTAGTCCTGAACCTAAAGCCAGTTGCCAACCGGTTTTCCAGGAAGGCTTGGAGTCAGAAGCGGTCATCAGTGCTGAAGCCCCTCCTTATCCGACCTAACCCCTCTCTCCAGCCTGGCTTCAACCCTGGGAAAACTCCAGCCCGGTCAACGCAGTCAGAAGCCCCTCCCAGCAAAATCGTGCGGATCCCTCACCTGATCCATCCGGCCACTGGCACACCAGCAGTTCCCGGTGTCTCTCCGCTGGGGATCAATGGGACTGATAGTTTTGATTCGTCAACAGCACTGCCTACTATGTCCTTGGAGGCCAGGCCCAGCTTCCCTCTGTCTGATAGCCAGACTGTGCTCTCCTCTGCCCCCGTGCCCAAGATAATGCTGCCTTCACTTGGTCCATCCAAGTTCAGAAAGCCATGTGTTAGACGGAGATCCTCAAAGCGAAAGGGTTCCAAGTCTTCTCCCTGTCTGAAAACCGCCCCCTTAATCTCCCCCCCACCAGTTATCTTTACTGTTCCTGCCACCACCGTGAAGGTTGTGAGCCTGGGCAGTGGCTGTAACGTGATCCAGCCTGTTAATGCAGCTGTGGCCCAGAGCCCCCAGACCATTCCCATCACCACCCTCTTGGTTAACCCTACTTCCTTCCCCTGTCCACTGAACCAGCCCCTCGTGGCTTCCTCCATCTCACCCTTAATTGTTTCCAGCAACTCTGTGAATCTTCCTGTACCACCCACCCCTGAAGATGAGGCCCATGTGAATGTGGACATTGCTTGTCCTTTGGTTGAAGGGCAGAGTGCCTTTCAAAGCCCAGTGCCCAAATTGGAACCCCAGGAACTATCTCCTGTGTGTGCAACTGTCTTCCCCAAAGAGGAGCGCAGCCCAGGGCCTCCAGTAGCAAACAGAGAAAGCCAGGAAGGACTGTCAGAGAACTGTGCCTATTGGACTGTTGTGAAAACAGAGGAGGGGATACAAATGCTGGAGCCTCTGCCTCCGCGCCTCCAGGAACATCTGAACTCTGCCCCCGGGGGTCTGGATGGAACGGTCAAGGTGGAACCTGAAGATGCCGGGGAGGAAGTCTCCAGTGGACCCCCTGTGCAGGACGTTTGTGATGGAGTCAAAGAAGAGCACTCCGTGGAAATGGACATTGTCTCTGCAGGGGAGGGGTCGAGCAGTGCCAGGGACGTGAAGAAACAGACAGTGATAcggaaggagggggagaagggccCACCAGCTAAAGCCCCTTCAGCCTCTCAGGAGCCTGCTGATGAAGGGAACTCTGGGGAAGTGAGCAGATCGCCACAGAAGGCCTTGTCCTCCGTGGACCCTGAAATGCTGCATAGCAGCACCCCTGGGAAGCCCGAAGACTCCTCCACCGTCGATGGGCAGTCAGCGGGGATCTCTGCTGggccagaaactttttttttttataatacacattttccatga